The following proteins come from a genomic window of Streptomyces sp. NBC_00539:
- a CDS encoding M48 metallopeptidase family protein — translation MSADPSQRAVEVRRSARRRRTVSAYREGERTVVLIPARMSEAEEKRWVGVMLDKLAAQESKRTLGDTELTARAEHLSEQYFDSRARPRSVRWVTNQNTRWGSCTPAEGSIRLSHRLQGMPEYVVDYVLLHELAHLLVPGHGARFWQLLEAYPKTERARGYLEGVVAAERLPAAPAAPAVPAAREE, via the coding sequence GTGTCAGCCGACCCTTCGCAGCGCGCCGTCGAAGTACGCCGGAGCGCGCGCCGCCGCAGGACCGTGTCCGCCTACCGCGAAGGCGAGCGGACGGTCGTCCTCATCCCCGCCCGCATGTCCGAGGCGGAGGAGAAGCGCTGGGTGGGCGTGATGCTCGACAAACTCGCCGCCCAGGAGAGCAAGCGCACCCTCGGCGACACGGAACTCACCGCACGTGCCGAGCATTTGTCCGAGCAGTACTTCGACTCCCGCGCCCGCCCCCGCTCGGTGCGCTGGGTCACCAACCAGAACACCCGCTGGGGCTCCTGCACCCCCGCCGAGGGCAGCATCCGGCTCTCGCACCGCCTCCAGGGCATGCCCGAGTACGTCGTCGACTACGTACTGCTGCACGAGCTCGCGCACCTCCTGGTACCCGGACACGGCGCCCGTTTCTGGCAGTTGCTGGAGGCGTACCCGAAGACCGAACGCGCCCGCGGATATCTGGAAGGGGTCGTCGCGGCGGAACGCCTCCCCGCCGCCCCGGCCGCCCCCGCGGTCCCCGCCGCCCGCGAGGAATGA
- a CDS encoding ATP-dependent DNA helicase UvrD2, which yields MTSATHSSSFPSGADSADAVLQGLDPEQREVATTLRGPVCVLAGAGTGKTRAITHRIAYGVASGQLMPASVLAVTFTNRAAGEMRGRLRTLGAGGVQARTFHAAALRQLQYFWPRAIGGEVPRLLERKIQFVAEAGSRCRIRLDRGELRDVTGEIEWAKVTQTVPADYPAAALKAGREAPRDMAEIAQIYGTYEQLKRDRNMIDFEDVLLLTVGILQDRHDIAAQIRAQYQHFVVDEYQDVSPLQQRLLDLWLGDRDSLCVVGDASQTIYSFTGATPDHLLNFRAKYPQATLVKLIRDYRSTPQVVHLANGLLNQAKGRAAEHRLELVSQREPGPDPVYAEYPDEPAEAEGVAARIRDLIAAGVPAGEIAVLYRINAQSEVYEQALADAGVPYQLRGAERFFERAEVQKAILALRGAARSGGNDPLLEDVVELGSQVRAVLSSTGWTSEPPAGSGAVRDQWESVAALVRLAEDFARSRPGATLAELTVELEERKAAQHAPTVQGVTLASLHAAKGLEWDAVFLVGLTDGMMPITYAKTDEQVEEERRLLYVGVTRARLHLTLSWGLSRAPGGRASRRPSRFLNGLRPGSPAPGAKAGAAGERAARKRGRRGPVLCRVCGKTLTEAGELKLMRCEDCPSDMDEGLYERLREWRAAQAKEQGLPAYCVFTDKTLMAIAEAGPSEEGELSMISGVGGRKLERYGADVLAICAGQEPEGEDSDDA from the coding sequence GTGACATCAGCAACGCACTCCTCATCCTTCCCGTCCGGCGCCGACTCGGCCGACGCGGTGCTCCAGGGCCTCGACCCGGAGCAGCGCGAGGTCGCGACGACCCTGCGCGGGCCGGTGTGCGTGCTCGCCGGAGCCGGTACGGGCAAGACCCGCGCCATCACCCACCGCATCGCCTACGGTGTCGCCTCGGGGCAGCTCATGCCCGCCAGCGTGCTGGCCGTCACCTTCACCAACCGCGCGGCCGGCGAGATGCGCGGCCGGCTGCGCACCCTGGGCGCGGGCGGGGTACAGGCCCGGACCTTCCATGCCGCCGCCCTGCGCCAGCTCCAGTACTTCTGGCCCCGGGCCATCGGCGGGGAGGTGCCCCGGCTGCTGGAGCGCAAGATCCAGTTCGTGGCCGAGGCGGGGTCGCGCTGCCGCATCCGCCTCGACCGGGGCGAGCTGCGCGACGTCACCGGCGAGATCGAGTGGGCCAAGGTCACCCAGACCGTCCCCGCCGACTACCCGGCGGCCGCCCTCAAGGCGGGCCGCGAGGCGCCCCGGGACATGGCGGAGATCGCCCAGATCTACGGCACCTACGAGCAGCTCAAGCGCGACCGGAACATGATCGACTTCGAGGACGTGCTGCTCCTCACCGTCGGCATCCTCCAGGACCGCCACGACATCGCCGCGCAGATCCGCGCCCAGTACCAGCACTTCGTGGTGGACGAGTACCAGGACGTCAGCCCGCTCCAGCAGCGCCTGCTGGACCTGTGGCTCGGCGACCGCGACAGCCTCTGCGTCGTCGGCGACGCCAGCCAGACCATCTACTCCTTCACCGGCGCCACCCCCGACCACCTGCTGAACTTCCGCGCCAAGTACCCGCAGGCCACCCTGGTCAAGCTGATCCGCGACTACCGCTCGACCCCCCAGGTGGTCCACCTCGCCAACGGCCTGCTGAACCAGGCCAAGGGCCGGGCCGCCGAACACCGGCTGGAGCTGGTCTCCCAGCGCGAGCCCGGCCCCGACCCGGTCTACGCCGAGTACCCCGACGAGCCCGCCGAGGCCGAGGGCGTCGCCGCCCGCATCCGTGACCTGATCGCCGCCGGGGTCCCGGCCGGCGAGATCGCGGTCCTCTACCGCATCAACGCCCAGTCCGAGGTCTACGAGCAGGCCCTCGCCGACGCCGGGGTGCCCTACCAGCTGCGCGGCGCCGAACGCTTCTTCGAGCGGGCCGAGGTCCAGAAGGCGATCCTCGCGCTGCGCGGCGCCGCCCGCTCCGGTGGCAACGACCCGCTGCTCGAAGACGTCGTGGAGCTGGGCTCCCAGGTCCGTGCGGTGCTCAGCTCCACCGGCTGGACCAGCGAGCCGCCCGCCGGCTCCGGAGCCGTCCGCGACCAGTGGGAATCGGTGGCCGCGCTGGTCCGTCTCGCCGAGGACTTCGCCCGCAGCCGCCCCGGCGCCACCCTGGCCGAGCTCACCGTCGAGCTGGAGGAACGCAAGGCCGCCCAGCACGCGCCGACCGTGCAGGGCGTCACCCTCGCCTCGCTGCACGCCGCGAAGGGCCTGGAGTGGGACGCGGTGTTCCTCGTGGGCCTCACCGACGGCATGATGCCGATCACCTACGCCAAGACCGATGAGCAGGTCGAGGAGGAACGCCGGCTGCTGTACGTCGGCGTCACCCGGGCGCGGCTGCACCTGACGCTCTCCTGGGGCCTGTCCCGCGCGCCCGGCGGGCGGGCCTCCCGGCGCCCCAGCCGGTTCCTGAACGGCCTGCGGCCCGGCTCGCCGGCCCCCGGAGCCAAGGCGGGCGCCGCGGGCGAGCGGGCGGCCCGCAAACGCGGCCGCCGCGGCCCGGTGCTGTGCCGGGTCTGCGGCAAGACCCTCACCGAGGCGGGCGAGCTCAAACTGATGCGCTGCGAGGACTGCCCGTCCGACATGGACGAGGGCCTGTACGAGCGGCTGCGGGAGTGGCGTGCGGCCCAGGCGAAGGAGCAGGGCCTGCCGGCCTACTGCGTCTTCACCGACAAGACGCTGATGGCGATCGCGGAGGCCGGGCCGTCCGAGGAGGGCGAGCTCTCGATGATCTCCGGAGTGGGCGGCCGCAAGCTCGAGCGGTACGGAGCCGACGTGCTGGCCATCTGCGCAGGCCAGGAGCCGGAGGGCGAGGATTCTGACGACGCGTAG
- a CDS encoding NUDIX hydrolase — protein sequence MSLYDDAVLVLKGYEDQPELRDLYLEHLAAHPDGVYKPCRAGHLTGSALVIDPARGRVLLTLHKKLGMWLQMGGHCEPGDATLADAALREAREESGIPAGLTLLAGGPVRLDRHPIPEPCNWHLDVQYAALAPADAVAAISEESLDLRWFPYDQVAAVADASVVRLVEATRARL from the coding sequence GTGAGCCTCTACGACGACGCGGTCCTCGTCCTCAAGGGGTACGAGGACCAGCCCGAGCTGCGCGACCTGTACCTGGAGCACCTCGCGGCGCATCCCGACGGGGTCTACAAGCCCTGCCGGGCCGGGCACCTCACCGGCAGCGCGCTGGTGATCGACCCGGCGCGCGGGCGGGTGCTGCTGACCCTGCACAAGAAGCTCGGCATGTGGCTGCAGATGGGCGGCCACTGCGAGCCGGGCGACGCGACCCTCGCGGATGCGGCGCTGCGCGAGGCGCGCGAGGAGTCGGGGATCCCGGCGGGGCTGACGCTGCTGGCGGGCGGACCCGTACGACTGGACCGGCACCCGATCCCGGAGCCGTGCAACTGGCACCTGGACGTGCAGTACGCGGCGCTGGCCCCGGCCGACGCGGTGGCGGCGATCAGCGAGGAGTCGCTGGACCTGCGCTGGTTCCCGTACGACCAGGTGGCGGCGGTGGCCGACGCCTCGGTGGTGCGGCTGGTGGAGGCCACGCGGGCGCGCCTGTGA
- a CDS encoding AIM24 family protein, with protein sequence MQSSLFAHAEAQSQDRYAVQNPQLLRVCLSGSDDVLARKGAMVAYQGIIDFDGEYQSTTQRTARARTGEGLDLMRCSGQGTVYLANLAQYVHVVDVDQDGLTVDSSYVLALDSTLHTEAVAVDSQYGISGSGKYQLNITGRGKVALMTSGQPLMMQVTPDKYVNADADAIVAWSTSLRVQMQAQTHSTGVWRRRGNTGEGWELSFLGTGFALVQPSELLPPQNAQLGQGLAAQYGMGQHGAHAQNQNNAWN encoded by the coding sequence ATGCAGAGTTCACTTTTCGCCCACGCCGAGGCGCAGTCCCAGGACCGGTACGCCGTCCAGAACCCGCAGCTGCTGCGGGTCTGCCTGAGCGGCTCCGACGACGTGCTCGCCCGCAAGGGAGCGATGGTCGCCTACCAGGGGATCATCGACTTCGACGGCGAGTACCAGAGCACCACCCAGCGCACGGCCCGCGCCCGCACCGGCGAGGGCCTGGACCTCATGCGCTGCTCGGGGCAGGGCACGGTCTACCTGGCCAACCTCGCCCAGTACGTCCACGTCGTGGACGTCGACCAGGACGGGCTGACCGTGGACAGCAGCTACGTGCTGGCCCTGGACTCCACCCTGCACACCGAAGCCGTCGCGGTGGACAGCCAGTACGGGATCTCGGGCTCGGGCAAGTACCAGCTCAACATCACCGGCCGCGGCAAGGTCGCCCTCATGACCTCCGGACAGCCGCTGATGATGCAGGTCACGCCCGACAAGTACGTCAACGCCGACGCGGATGCCATCGTCGCCTGGTCCACGTCGCTGCGCGTGCAGATGCAGGCCCAGACGCACTCCACCGGTGTCTGGCGGCGGCGCGGCAACACCGGCGAGGGCTGGGAGCTCAGCTTCCTCGGCACCGGCTTCGCGCTGGTGCAGCCCAGCGAGCTGCTGCCGCCGCAGAACGCCCAGCTCGGGCAGGGCCTGGCGGCCCAGTACGGCATGGGCCAGCACGGCGCCCACGCCCAGAACCAGAACAACGCCTGGAACTGA
- a CDS encoding ThiF family adenylyltransferase, translated as MYPKVKPALARAWRDLLTVQCGVTPAHAVALGPVDTATASLIDRIDGTRGMELLREEAGRIGLPRGQADELVRRLAGAGLLDDATAGGPRAQAVRKRPETLERLGPDLASLSLVHREPGGELRAVAARRAIRVQVRGSGRVGGVIAAVLAGAGVGRVEVLDGGRVQPGDVAPGGLGPASVGRLRAEAAAAVVREAAPGRAPRSGEGGGPEPGLALVVVAPRDGLQAWAPDPEAAADWVAAGIPHLYAGVLEGTGVVGPLVLPGASACAGCMERERIGRDPAWPRMLVQWRSAHRRRAVAACDLGLATAVAGLAAAHALSFLDGRLPASTAARWEVTLPGLHWERCEVLPHPDCPCAAGAVGPGGTGSGPAVLDGREAGSG; from the coding sequence ATGTATCCGAAGGTGAAGCCGGCGCTGGCGCGGGCCTGGCGGGATCTGCTCACCGTGCAATGCGGGGTGACTCCCGCCCACGCCGTGGCGCTGGGCCCGGTGGACACGGCGACCGCATCGCTGATCGACCGGATCGACGGGACGCGGGGCATGGAGCTGCTGCGGGAGGAGGCCGGGAGGATCGGACTGCCGCGGGGCCAGGCGGACGAACTGGTCCGGCGCCTGGCGGGGGCCGGGCTGCTCGATGACGCCACCGCGGGCGGGCCCCGGGCGCAGGCGGTCCGCAAGCGGCCGGAGACGCTGGAGCGGCTCGGGCCGGATCTGGCGTCGCTGTCCCTGGTACACCGGGAGCCCGGCGGGGAGTTACGGGCGGTCGCTGCCCGGCGGGCGATACGGGTACAGGTGCGCGGGAGCGGCCGGGTGGGCGGGGTGATCGCCGCCGTCCTGGCGGGAGCCGGGGTGGGGCGGGTCGAGGTGCTCGACGGGGGGCGGGTGCAGCCGGGTGATGTGGCGCCGGGCGGGCTGGGTCCGGCCAGCGTGGGGCGGCTGCGGGCCGAAGCCGCGGCGGCGGTGGTCCGGGAGGCGGCGCCCGGGAGGGCACCACGGTCCGGGGAGGGCGGCGGGCCCGAACCGGGGCTGGCCCTGGTGGTGGTCGCGCCCCGGGACGGGCTCCAGGCGTGGGCCCCCGATCCCGAAGCGGCCGCCGACTGGGTCGCGGCCGGCATCCCGCACCTGTACGCGGGGGTGCTGGAGGGCACGGGGGTGGTCGGACCGCTGGTGCTGCCGGGGGCCTCGGCCTGCGCGGGGTGCATGGAGCGGGAGCGCATCGGGCGGGATCCGGCCTGGCCGCGGATGCTGGTCCAGTGGCGGTCGGCGCACCGTCGCAGGGCCGTCGCCGCCTGCGACCTGGGCCTGGCCACGGCGGTGGCCGGTCTCGCCGCCGCGCACGCCCTGTCGTTCCTCGACGGCCGGCTGCCCGCTTCGACGGCCGCCCGCTGGGAGGTGACCCTGCCGGGCTTGCACTGGGAGCGCTGCGAGGTCCTTCCCCATCCGGACTGCCCTTGCGCGGCCGGGGCGGTGGGCCCCGGCGGCACCGGGAGTGGTCCAGCGGTACTGGACGGGCGGGAGGCAGGATCGGGCTGA
- a CDS encoding zinc-dependent metalloprotease — MSDTPFGFGLPPEEPENGDEGKKKGNEGGRGGPNPFGFGTGLPGGAGTPGGGADNPFAAMFGAMNPNDLGAAFQQLGQMLSYEGGPVNWDMAKDIARQTVAQGTADGVKDASVGIAEKSAVEEAVRLADHWLDGATSLPSGATTAVAWSRAEWVEATLPVWKELVDPVAERVGVAMGSVLPEEMQAMAGPLLGMMRSMGGAMFGQQIGQAVGVLAGEVVGSTDIGLPLGPAGKAALLPLNIQSFGKDLGVPSDEVRLYLALREAAHARLFAHVPWLRSHLFGAVEGYARGIKVDTSKLEDVVGQIDPSNPEQLQEALQGGMFQPQDTPEQKAALARLETALALVEGWVDTVVHEAAKPRLASADAMRETMRRRRASGGPAEQTFATLIGLELRPRRLRDASRLWASLTDARGMDGRDGLWEHPDMLPTASDLDDPDGFVHREQLDFSEIDKMLGEAAEKRGQGAPGDQGARGETDGSDGSDRSDGEGEEKK; from the coding sequence GTGAGCGACACCCCATTCGGATTCGGCCTTCCGCCGGAGGAGCCGGAGAACGGCGACGAGGGCAAGAAGAAGGGCAACGAGGGCGGTCGAGGCGGCCCGAATCCGTTCGGGTTCGGCACGGGCCTGCCGGGCGGCGCCGGGACCCCCGGCGGCGGCGCGGACAACCCGTTCGCCGCGATGTTCGGTGCCATGAACCCGAACGACCTCGGTGCGGCCTTCCAGCAGCTCGGCCAGATGCTGAGCTACGAGGGCGGTCCCGTGAACTGGGACATGGCCAAGGACATCGCCCGCCAGACCGTCGCCCAGGGCACGGCGGACGGCGTCAAGGACGCCAGCGTCGGCATCGCCGAGAAGTCGGCCGTCGAGGAGGCCGTGCGCCTGGCCGACCACTGGCTGGACGGGGCCACCTCGCTGCCCTCGGGCGCCACGACCGCCGTGGCGTGGAGCCGGGCCGAGTGGGTCGAGGCCACCCTTCCCGTGTGGAAGGAGCTCGTCGACCCGGTCGCCGAGCGCGTCGGCGTCGCCATGGGCAGCGTGCTGCCCGAGGAGATGCAGGCGATGGCGGGTCCGCTGCTGGGCATGATGCGCTCCATGGGCGGGGCGATGTTCGGCCAGCAGATCGGCCAGGCCGTGGGCGTGCTCGCGGGCGAGGTCGTCGGCTCGACCGACATCGGTCTGCCGCTGGGTCCGGCCGGCAAGGCCGCGCTGCTCCCCCTGAACATCCAGAGCTTCGGCAAGGACCTGGGCGTCCCCTCCGATGAGGTGCGGCTGTACTTGGCGCTGCGCGAGGCGGCGCACGCCCGTCTCTTCGCGCACGTGCCGTGGCTGCGCTCGCACCTGTTCGGCGCGGTCGAGGGCTACGCCCGCGGGATCAAGGTCGACACCTCGAAGCTGGAGGACGTGGTCGGCCAGATCGACCCGTCGAACCCGGAGCAGCTCCAGGAGGCCCTCCAGGGCGGCATGTTCCAGCCGCAGGACACCCCGGAGCAGAAGGCGGCGCTGGCCCGGCTGGAGACGGCGCTCGCGCTGGTCGAGGGCTGGGTCGACACAGTGGTGCACGAGGCGGCCAAGCCCCGGCTGGCCTCGGCGGACGCCATGCGCGAGACGATGCGCCGGCGGCGCGCCTCGGGCGGCCCCGCGGAGCAGACCTTCGCGACGCTGATCGGGCTGGAGCTGCGCCCGCGGCGGCTGCGCGACGCCTCGCGGCTGTGGGCCTCGCTCACCGACGCCCGCGGGATGGACGGCCGCGACGGGCTCTGGGAGCACCCGGACATGCTGCCCACCGCCTCCGACCTGGACGACCCGGACGGGTTCGTGCACCGGGAGCAGCTGGACTTCTCCGAGATCGACAAGATGCTCGGCGAGGCCGCCGAGAAGCGCGGGCAGGGCGCCCCGGGTGACCAGGGTGCGCGGGGCGAAACCGACGGCTCCGACGGCTCTGACCGCTCCGACGGCGAGGGCGAAGAGAAGAAGTGA
- a CDS encoding WhiB family transcriptional regulator, with protein sequence MQLEAHAPSVPQTQTISPPAVPEDSTLTPLTALTALDDAIENLGVPVPCRTFDPEVFFAESPADVEYAKSLCGTCPLVEACLAGAKERREPWGVWGGELFVQGVVVARKRPRGRPRKNPVVAA encoded by the coding sequence GTGCAACTCGAAGCGCACGCCCCGTCCGTACCGCAGACCCAAACGATCTCCCCGCCCGCAGTCCCGGAGGACTCCACCTTGACTCCCCTCACCGCGCTGACCGCGCTCGACGACGCCATCGAGAACCTCGGCGTACCCGTCCCCTGCCGCACCTTCGACCCCGAGGTCTTCTTCGCCGAGTCCCCGGCCGACGTCGAGTACGCCAAGTCCCTCTGCGGCACCTGCCCGCTGGTCGAGGCCTGCCTCGCCGGGGCGAAGGAGCGCCGCGAGCCCTGGGGTGTCTGGGGCGGAGAGCTCTTCGTCCAGGGCGTGGTCGTCGCCCGGAAGCGGCCCCGTGGCCGTCCGCGCAAGAACCCGGTTGTCGCGGCATGA
- a CDS encoding TerD family protein, producing MAREFQRGHKAKISDLTAGTDLYVGVQIAGAGLSIDISCFGLDAEEQLSDDRYFVFYNQPKSPEESIQQLGAQAGDTESFRVTLDRVPAHIHRLSFAASIDGAGQMSQIGPGYIRVVAGGEEVVRYSFTGAEFSTERALMIGDLYLKDVWRFAAVGQGFDGGLAALLENFGGEVAEDEPQPEAQSAPQPQQPQAAAPGFAPPPQAPAPAFGAPPQAPAPAFGAPALQAPPAPPQPSFGAPVPAPAPHQPVHSAPTMVGPLVPAPPTTPYGQPPHAPQPPGPPSYGHVPNQQPSYGGQVPPPGPVPAPHGQPAPYGRQPGHPQQAPYGQPVPYGQQPGYPQPAAAAAAPGLTAALSRYKEAPTGARWTAQNHQLMRVDLASGGGQPVLARQGSMVLYQGKVDFSYKGAGFAGRIVGNATGQEMQLMRCTGRGQVFLAENGAHLHAIELQGDGICVSAESVLAFDESLQHEVRRIEGHGIPGGALFTMLFQGTGTVVVKTHGTPVVLPVTPTTFADSNAIVAWSAASQVIISSQVRLRRNAYPGHSGETVNLQFRGAPGNFIVVQPYEV from the coding sequence ATGGCCAGGGAATTCCAACGCGGCCACAAGGCCAAGATCAGTGATCTGACGGCGGGCACCGATCTGTACGTGGGCGTGCAGATCGCCGGTGCGGGCCTCTCCATCGACATCAGCTGCTTCGGCCTCGACGCCGAGGAGCAGCTTTCGGACGACCGGTACTTCGTCTTCTACAACCAGCCGAAGTCGCCCGAGGAGTCCATCCAGCAGCTCGGCGCCCAGGCCGGCGACACCGAGTCCTTCCGGGTGACGCTCGACCGCGTGCCCGCCCACATCCACAGGCTGTCCTTCGCCGCCTCCATCGACGGCGCCGGACAGATGTCTCAGATCGGTCCCGGCTACATCCGGGTCGTGGCGGGCGGCGAGGAAGTCGTCCGGTACTCGTTCACGGGCGCGGAGTTCAGCACCGAGCGCGCGCTGATGATCGGTGACCTCTACCTCAAGGACGTGTGGCGCTTCGCCGCCGTCGGCCAGGGCTTCGACGGCGGACTCGCCGCCCTGCTCGAGAACTTCGGCGGCGAGGTGGCCGAGGACGAACCCCAGCCCGAGGCCCAGTCCGCCCCGCAGCCGCAGCAGCCCCAGGCCGCGGCGCCCGGCTTCGCCCCGCCCCCGCAGGCCCCGGCCCCCGCGTTCGGCGCGCCCCCGCAGGCCCCGGCCCCCGCGTTCGGCGCGCCCGCACTCCAGGCCCCGCCCGCGCCCCCGCAGCCGTCCTTCGGCGCCCCCGTCCCCGCACCCGCCCCGCACCAGCCGGTGCACTCGGCCCCCACCATGGTCGGCCCCCTGGTGCCCGCGCCCCCGACGACCCCCTACGGCCAGCCGCCGCACGCGCCGCAGCCGCCGGGGCCGCCCTCGTACGGCCACGTCCCGAACCAGCAGCCCTCGTACGGCGGCCAGGTGCCCCCGCCCGGCCCCGTCCCCGCGCCGCACGGCCAGCCGGCCCCCTACGGCCGGCAGCCGGGCCACCCCCAGCAGGCCCCGTACGGCCAGCCCGTCCCCTACGGCCAGCAGCCCGGCTACCCCCAGCCGGCCGCCGCGGCAGCCGCCCCGGGACTCACCGCCGCGCTCAGCCGGTACAAGGAGGCCCCCACCGGGGCCCGCTGGACCGCGCAGAACCACCAGCTGATGCGGGTCGACCTCGCCTCGGGCGGCGGCCAGCCCGTCCTCGCCCGGCAGGGCAGCATGGTCCTCTACCAGGGCAAGGTCGATTTCAGCTACAAGGGCGCCGGTTTCGCCGGCCGCATCGTCGGCAATGCCACCGGCCAGGAGATGCAGCTCATGCGCTGCACCGGCCGCGGCCAGGTCTTCCTCGCCGAGAACGGCGCCCACCTGCACGCCATCGAGCTCCAGGGCGACGGCATCTGCGTCTCCGCCGAGAGCGTCCTCGCCTTCGACGAGTCCCTCCAGCACGAGGTCCGCCGGATCGAGGGCCACGGAATCCCGGGCGGCGCCCTGTTCACCATGCTGTTCCAAGGCACCGGCACGGTGGTCGTCAAGACGCACGGCACCCCGGTCGTCCTGCCCGTCACCCCGACCACCTTCGCCGACAGCAACGCCATCGTCGCCTGGTCCGCCGCCTCGCAGGTGATCATTTCCAGCCAGGTCCGGCTGCGCCGCAACGCCTACCCCGGCCACAGCGGGGAGACCGTGAACCTCCAGTTCCGCGGCGCCCCCGGCAACTTCATCGTCGTCCAGCCGTACGAGGTCTGA
- a CDS encoding AIM24 family protein, giving the protein MNQQLAGYAPTPVTARMENHGPAMLKVAMQSGHDLFARTGSMVAYEGFVQYEPNPPAVRQMASQWLTGEGAPLMKCTGDGLLYLADYGADVVVINLNNDALSVNGTNLLAFDAQLQWGVERVKGMAKFAGQGLFNVQISGTGWVAITSRGTPVVVDCGRGEDETYVDPDALVAWSPNLKVKGKRSFKASSMIGRGSGEAYQMAFSGQGIVVVQPSEDSTDRLRARG; this is encoded by the coding sequence ATGAACCAGCAGCTCGCGGGCTACGCCCCGACCCCCGTCACGGCCCGCATGGAGAACCACGGCCCGGCCATGCTCAAGGTCGCCATGCAAAGCGGCCACGACCTCTTCGCGCGCACCGGCTCGATGGTCGCCTACGAGGGCTTCGTGCAGTACGAGCCCAACCCGCCCGCCGTGCGCCAGATGGCCTCGCAGTGGCTCACCGGCGAAGGCGCCCCGCTGATGAAGTGCACCGGCGACGGCCTGCTCTACCTCGCCGACTACGGCGCGGACGTCGTCGTCATCAACCTCAACAACGACGCCCTCTCCGTGAACGGCACCAACCTGCTGGCCTTCGACGCCCAGCTCCAGTGGGGCGTCGAGCGGGTCAAGGGCATGGCCAAATTCGCCGGTCAGGGCCTGTTCAACGTACAGATCTCCGGCACCGGCTGGGTCGCCATCACCTCGCGCGGCACGCCGGTCGTGGTCGACTGCGGCCGCGGGGAGGACGAGACGTACGTCGACCCGGACGCGCTCGTCGCCTGGTCCCCCAACCTCAAGGTCAAGGGCAAGCGCAGCTTCAAGGCCTCGTCGATGATCGGCCGGGGCAGCGGGGAGGCCTACCAGATGGCCTTCTCAGGGCAGGGCATCGTCGTCGTACAGCCCAGCGAGGACAGCACCGACCGGCTCCGGGCCCGGGGCTGA
- a CDS encoding ABC1 kinase family protein: MSDLPRKAVTRTVKLAALPLGMAGRATWGLGKLIGGKSAEIVARELQQRTADQLFRTLGELKGGAMKFGQALSVFESALPEEVAGPYRAALTKLQEAAPPLPVATVHQVLAERLGEDWRELFEEFDDKPAAAASIGQVHRAVWHDGRQVAVKVQYPGAGEALLSDLKQLGRFAGLLGPLVPGMDIKPLITELRDRVAEELDYELEAEAQRTHAEAFEGDEDVLVPAVVHQGEQVLVSEWMEGTPLSEVIADGTQEERDRAGQLLARFLFSGPARTGLLHADPHPGNFRLIKAPDGTARLGVLDFGTVDRLPGGWPEPIGRSLRMTLDGDAQGVYGHLCAEGFVKKSIELDPAEVLDYLKPIIEPAEAEEFTFTRPWLRGQAARIADPRSPAHQLGRQINLPPSYLLIHRVTLSTIGVLCQLGATVRLRDELDSWLPGFLPEGQGQG, translated from the coding sequence ATGTCTGATCTTCCCCGGAAGGCGGTCACCCGCACCGTCAAGCTGGCCGCGTTGCCGTTGGGCATGGCCGGCCGGGCCACGTGGGGCCTGGGCAAGCTGATCGGCGGCAAGTCCGCGGAGATCGTCGCCCGCGAGCTGCAACAGCGCACCGCCGACCAGCTGTTCCGCACCCTCGGGGAACTGAAAGGCGGCGCCATGAAGTTCGGGCAGGCGCTGTCGGTCTTCGAGTCGGCCCTGCCCGAGGAGGTCGCCGGACCGTACCGGGCGGCGCTGACCAAACTCCAGGAGGCGGCCCCGCCGCTGCCCGTGGCGACGGTGCACCAGGTGCTGGCGGAGCGGCTGGGTGAGGACTGGCGGGAGCTGTTCGAGGAGTTCGACGACAAGCCGGCCGCGGCGGCTTCGATCGGGCAGGTGCACCGGGCGGTGTGGCACGACGGCCGGCAGGTGGCGGTCAAGGTCCAGTACCCGGGGGCCGGGGAGGCGCTGCTCTCCGACCTCAAGCAGCTGGGCCGGTTCGCCGGGCTGCTGGGGCCGCTGGTCCCGGGCATGGACATCAAGCCGCTGATCACCGAACTGCGTGACCGGGTGGCGGAGGAGCTGGACTACGAGCTGGAGGCCGAGGCACAGCGGACGCACGCCGAGGCGTTCGAGGGCGACGAGGACGTGCTGGTACCGGCCGTCGTGCACCAGGGTGAGCAGGTCCTGGTGAGCGAGTGGATGGAAGGGACCCCGCTGTCGGAGGTGATAGCCGACGGCACCCAGGAGGAGCGCGACCGTGCGGGGCAGTTGCTGGCCCGGTTCCTCTTCTCGGGGCCCGCGCGCACCGGACTCCTGCACGCCGATCCGCACCCGGGGAACTTCCGGCTGATCAAGGCCCCCGACGGCACGGCCCGGCTGGGGGTGCTGGACTTCGGCACGGTCGACCGGCTGCCGGGAGGCTGGCCCGAGCCCATCGGCCGGTCGCTGCGGATGACGCTGGACGGTGACGCCCAGGGAGTGTACGGGCACCTGTGCGCGGAGGGCTTCGTGAAGAAGTCCATAGAGCTCGACCCGGCCGAGGTGCTGGACTACCTCAAGCCGATCATCGAGCCCGCGGAGGCGGAGGAGTTCACCTTCACCCGCCCGTGGCTGCGCGGCCAGGCTGCCCGGATCGCCGATCCCCGCTCCCCCGCCCACCAGTTGGGCCGGCAGATCAACCTGCCGCCCTCGTACCTGCTGATCCACCGGGTGACGCTGAGCACCATCGGCGTGCTGTGCCAGCTCGGCGCGACGGTGCGCCTGCGCGACGAACTGGATTCCTGGCTCCCCGGGTTCCTCCCCGAGGGCCAGGGCCAGGGCTAG